In the genome of Candidatus Aminicenantes bacterium, the window CGCGGACTTTCGGGGCCGCCATCAGCACGGCGTGCGAAGTCCCCCAGGGCTTGGTCCGGCCGGCCGGGACGCGGAATCCGGGCGGCAGGTCGTCGATCTGCTGAAAGACAACGTCGGCCTCGATTCGCCCGGCCAGCCGGATGAGGAACGCCTCCCGAAACTCGGCCTCGATGTCCCGGCGGATGATGAAGACGGCTTTGCCGAACCCGGCTCGGAGGGCGTCGTAAAGGGAATAGTCGATGATCGTCTC includes:
- a CDS encoding nucleotidyltransferase, producing the protein MKPTLVVLAAGIGSRYGSLKQMDRVGPSGETIIDYSLYDALRAGFGKAVFIIRRDIEAEFREAFLIRLAGRIEADVVFQQIDDLPPGFRVPAGRTKPWGTSHAVLMAAPKVR